In Geobacter anodireducens, a genomic segment contains:
- a CDS encoding cell division protein FtsH: MGQSVWKPILWMLGLLVVFNLIYTYVARQSVDGGAVVSYSRFRAELAAGNIKRITIKGTTITGEFRSKVTVDQPAGEKTVARETARFSTVKPGIDDPSLMADLQAKNVEVTAVTTETSPIVSGLFYVLPWILIIGVWWLAMRGIRGQGPSSVMGNFSKSGAKMYTPSAKVKVTFDDVAGMENPKMELKEIVDYLQDPKKFQRIGGKVPKGVLLVGPPGTGKTLLARAVAGEADVTFLSISASQFIEMFVGVGAGRVRDLFATAKKSAPSIIFIDELDAVGRSRGAGLGGGHDEREQTLNQLLSEMDGFDSLDEVIVMAATNRPDVLDPALLRPGRFDRHVVIDRPDWRDREKILHVHTRKVPLDKDVDLAIIARGTPGMAGADLENLVNEAAILAARENAATVTMDHMERAKDKVLMGGERKMFITEQEKRITAYHEAGHTIVAKLLPGTDPVHKVTIIPRGQALGVTQQLPEDDRYHYPKSYLMNRLSVALGGRQAERAVFGDLSTGAQNDLKMVNDLAVKMVCQWGMSDKIGAMTFSRGEEHPFLGRKLAEEKTFSEQMAWLIDQEIAAIIKEAEQKADDVIANNRGKLDALVDALMEEETLDGKRIDEVLASVS, encoded by the coding sequence ATGGGGCAGTCGGTCTGGAAACCGATACTCTGGATGCTTGGCCTGCTGGTGGTATTCAACCTGATTTACACCTATGTTGCCCGCCAGTCCGTCGATGGCGGCGCGGTCGTGTCCTACAGCCGGTTCCGGGCCGAGCTGGCGGCTGGCAACATCAAGCGCATCACCATCAAGGGCACCACCATTACCGGTGAGTTCCGCAGCAAGGTGACTGTGGACCAGCCTGCGGGTGAAAAGACCGTGGCTCGGGAGACGGCCAGGTTTTCCACTGTCAAGCCTGGTATCGACGATCCCTCTCTCATGGCGGACCTTCAGGCAAAAAATGTCGAGGTGACCGCAGTGACAACGGAAACGTCGCCGATTGTCAGCGGGCTTTTCTATGTGCTGCCGTGGATACTGATCATCGGCGTCTGGTGGCTGGCCATGCGGGGGATTCGGGGGCAGGGACCCTCCTCGGTCATGGGAAATTTCTCCAAGTCGGGTGCCAAGATGTACACCCCCAGTGCCAAGGTGAAGGTAACCTTCGATGATGTGGCCGGCATGGAGAACCCGAAGATGGAGCTGAAGGAGATCGTCGACTATTTGCAGGATCCGAAAAAGTTCCAGCGAATCGGCGGCAAGGTGCCCAAAGGAGTGCTCCTGGTGGGGCCTCCGGGCACGGGAAAGACCCTCCTGGCCCGGGCCGTGGCGGGGGAGGCGGACGTTACCTTCCTGAGCATCTCGGCGTCCCAGTTCATCGAGATGTTTGTCGGCGTCGGCGCCGGACGGGTGCGCGATCTCTTTGCCACGGCCAAGAAGTCGGCTCCGAGCATCATCTTCATCGACGAGCTGGATGCGGTGGGGCGCAGCCGCGGTGCCGGACTCGGCGGGGGCCACGACGAGCGGGAGCAGACCCTTAATCAGCTCCTCTCCGAAATGGACGGGTTCGACTCCCTTGACGAGGTGATCGTCATGGCAGCCACCAACCGGCCCGATGTTCTGGACCCGGCGCTCCTTCGTCCAGGCCGGTTCGACCGTCACGTGGTCATCGACCGTCCCGACTGGCGTGACCGGGAGAAAATCCTCCATGTTCACACCCGCAAGGTTCCCCTCGACAAGGATGTGGATCTAGCCATCATTGCCCGGGGAACACCCGGCATGGCCGGCGCCGACCTGGAAAACCTCGTCAACGAGGCGGCCATCCTGGCGGCCCGGGAGAACGCAGCGACCGTTACCATGGATCATATGGAACGGGCCAAGGACAAGGTCCTCATGGGCGGGGAGCGGAAGATGTTCATCACGGAGCAGGAGAAGCGGATTACCGCCTATCACGAGGCCGGCCATACGATCGTGGCCAAGCTCCTGCCTGGTACCGACCCGGTCCACAAGGTGACCATCATCCCGCGGGGGCAAGCCCTTGGGGTAACCCAGCAACTGCCCGAGGACGACCGCTACCACTATCCGAAATCCTATCTCATGAACCGCCTGTCCGTGGCACTCGGCGGCAGGCAGGCCGAGCGGGCCGTGTTCGGCGATCTCTCCACCGGTGCCCAGAACGATCTCAAGATGGTGAACGACCTGGCGGTGAAGATGGTCTGCCAGTGGGGCATGAGCGACAAGATCGGCGCCATGACCTTCAGCCGCGGGGAGGAGCATCCGTTCCTCGGGCGCAAGCTGGCCGAGGAAAAGACCTTTTCCGAACAGATGGCATGGCTCATTGATCAGGAAATCGCCGCAATCATCAAGGAGGCCGAGCAGAAGGCCGATGACGTCATTGCCAACAACCGCGGCAAGCTCGATGCGCTGGTGGATGCCCTCATGGAAGAGGAAACCCTGGACGGCAAACGCATCGACGAGGTCCTGGCCTCCGTGTCGTGA